One Nicotiana tabacum cultivar K326 chromosome 23, ASM71507v2, whole genome shotgun sequence genomic window, TCCCAACTATCATCTAAGCTTGGACGAGAAGTGGATTATGAGAACTTTATAAGGTGCTTCCGGGGAGTTGATTAAATTCTTGCAGTACTAGTACTTGGGTAAGTCAGCAAGCACAACAGGAATTGACAAGGTCGAAAGACAAAGATGTAACATATAAGGCAATGGCTTAAGGAAGAGATAACCATCATTATGTTTATCTGCAGAAGATATGTTCTACACCACCCTACAAGTGAAGGACAATTTCATCATTTGTTTGCTGAGAGAGGTGCTTCTGTATTTATATATGAGGTAGCCTCGCGTTATGCTCTATCAGATGTCCGGTAGTGTTTATAAGTGACTGATCTTTTATTATGTTGTGAAATGAAATTGCATCTTCTGGATTGTGGCATGTGTCTACCAAAAGATGTGTATTCCCATGTTCTTACTGGCCAAACACATTTCTAGATGACATGTATCATTTACCAGTATGAATTATGAGAGAATAAACAAGTATAGAACAACTTTATTTTAGTTGTGATACTTACCTTGTTCATATTTGTCTGGTAATATAACTTCTGattgaaacaaataaaaaaacagaTGCGATAGACGAGATACCCTGTCTACCGTCTTTAGAGTATTATTAAGGCATTACCTCATACAGTTACCTTcttttattctatcatttgttcccCCAATAGAAACACTTCAGGAGTTGCAATTTCCTCACTTGTCAGACTTGATAACTTTTGCTGATGAGGGGGAAAAGTCATCCCTCGATGTCTTCTTTCATGCAGAACCTTGTTAGGCATTTCAAGTTAGTACTCAAGTCATACTTGACCCCATAGTAATATGCACACACAAATTCTCActttcaacaatgaaattcaacCCAGGAATGCCAACATCTGTCCAGGAAATTTTCGAAACACAGTGTTCTTTCCCTTAAATTCCTGAGTGAAACGATCCCAACCAGGAGAAGTATCGAAGTGAGTTTTGTATCATAGGATGAGAAGAAGTTGAAGATGGTACAGGTGAAAAAAGCTGCTTCTCCATTGCTTTGTCATGTTTGTTTTGGGAATGAAGAGTTCTTAGATGTCAGGAGGAGATTTTAATACGATGAGTTATTTGGAAGAAAGGATGTAACTTGACTCTCTAGAGCAATGAAGTGTTCAGAGTTTATTGATAGCTTTTAGCTAGTTGATGACAGGTCCTCGTTTCACGTGGACCAGGATGAACGAGTCAACGTCCAAATTCAGACTTGACAGATTTCAATTTTCACATTTCAACCACATGGAGAGGTAGCCCCAGATATCATCCAAATCCCCTGTCATATTTCCATCAGATCATGTTCTTATTCTCTTGGACTTCAGCAGGATCAGAAAAGCTCAGGAATCGTTTACGTCAACATTTGAAAACATGTGGCTAAAGGCGAACAATGGAGAGCTCATTGGAAAATGGTGGGGGAATCATCATTGTAAATTATTTACATCAGCTTCTTACTGCTGTAGTTCCCAGTTCCAACTAAATGGTAATTTCATCATCAGCTCTTTTGCTTAGATCTGCTTTCTGTTGGCCACTGGAACCTCTATATTCTAGAAATTGGATTGCTACTAGCCCCAAAACCACTTCTCCTTTCAAACGCCCATTGAGCACCTTTTGAGTTGTATTTTCCCATATATTCCTAAACATTGCTTCTAGATTCTGATCGCATATATTTCTCAACCTAGTCACCAATTTCGTTTCTTGTTTTGGTTGCAAACTATCTCAGTGCAACTGCccccttaattgggatggagGTATTTTCCCAATGTTCTTGACTTTCTGAGGCGAAAATAATAGGAAATAGCTGCAATCTCCTGAAAAATACTGCTACTTGGATGCACATCTTTAATGCTGCTCAGAATTCTTACTTCAGACTCTTGCTGCCTTGTATATTCCAGAACTATGTTTGCCTATAATTAAGGTAGCCCTGGATCTTGCAAACTGTCGGATAGCTGCCAGTTGGATTAGTTCAGCTGGTAAGTTGTAAATGGCAGATATTTAAGATGAAAAGAGTAGTCTAGGTCATTTAGGATAAGAATGTGATGGTTATGCTCAGCTGGTACTCTTAACTCATCCCGGGCAAGTAATATGAGCTAGTAAAGTGTAAAATGGCAGATATTCAAGTCCTTCAATACATGGCATAAAATGAGTAGCCTAGGTCGCGGTTACACTCAGCTAACACTCGATCTCACTCTTCGCTACTGATATTTCTTCTCCCTTACTTTATGTGAACTGACATCCCATTGAACTTTTCAATGCAGTGACCTTGTTATCTTTCACATTTGCCTCCAGATATTCACAAAGATGCCAATGGGAGTCATCTATCCTGCTTTCCACCAGACTTGGCACTTGAACATTGTCAAACATCCAcaacaagaaaatataaaattaaaaacataaaaattcTTAAATAAGAAAATGTAGTGCTGGTAAGAAATTATAATCAGATCACATTAAACATGTGTCCTTCTTGATAAAGGGAAAATGAGATGGTTTGAGCATTCTGCTTTTGCTGTAATTATTATGATGTCAATATCCGTGTAATATCCATACATCTGATTTTGGTCTCAGAAAACTGTAATATAAATTTTGTCAGATGTTAAAAATATAACGCTTAATTATCTAATGCTTGAACAAGCTATTAGACAGAAATCATGTGCATGTGGAGTAATGAAACACCTTTAATGGGATTGTATTACATAGTCTCAATACAGTGAACATGAGTTTATGATGAACCAGATATTGAAGTTTTAGAATGCAATATTAGCTCAAGGACGAGGAATTTTATGATCTTTGCTTCTgattaattttaatatttatgCTTTCAATGCATATATAGATCATAGACAATGTTAATGCTTAATCTCTATATGTCTTGCTTGATTTCAGTTACATATTGATTTTAGCCATGTTCTTTTTCACTTTTGGATTCCCCGTAgacttgttaggagattgatggagcagtatagggagagaaagaaggacttgcatatggtgttcatcgacttagaaaaggcgtacgataaagtcccgagggaggttttgtggagatgtttggaggctagaggtgtacatgTTACCTACGTTAGGTTGactaaggacatgtatgatggagtacagatccgagtgaggacggtgggtggggactcagacctttttccggttatgatggggttgcatcaggggtcggcactcagcccttttttgtttgctctggtgatggacgtactgacgcaccacatccaaggggaggtgccgtggtgcatgctatttgcagatgatattaattgattgacgagacgcgagacggtatgaacgcgcaattagaggtatggaggcagaccctggaatctaaaggtttcaagttgagcaggaccaagacaaaatacttggagtgtaagtttagtGGCGAGACTCAATGAGGGGAAGGGGAAGTGAGGCTGGACCCGCAGGTCATCTctaggagagggagttttaagtaccttgggtctattattcaggggatgaggagattgatgaagatgttacacatcgtattggggcgggataGATGAAATGAagactcgcttccggtgttttgtgtgacaagaaggtgccactgaaacttaagggtaagttctacagagtggtggtcagatcaacgatgttgtatggggctgagtgttgtcCAGTCAAGCTctcccatgtccagaagatgaaggtagtagAGAttaggatgttgagatggatgtgcggtcacaccaggttagataggatcagaaatgaggttattcacgACAAGGTGAGTGTgaccctattgaggacaagatgcgggaagcgtggcttaggtggtttggtcatgtgaggaggagcagcacagacgccccggtgaggaggtgtgagaggttgacattggaagGCCTACagaggggtagaggtaggccaaagaagaggtggagagagatgattaggcaagacatggcgcaacttcagctgaccgaggacatgacccttgataggaaggtatggaggtcgaagattagggcagtagagtaggtagtctagagtgttcataacagtagtattggcacgcagtcttgtcttttgttggtagtaggtttttatgactaaccgtttttctttcattgttgatcacattagtgtcttgttgtttttattctgtttttatttggctttttggtactgtccctccttgtctatattttcattaatgtagtgcttatactttcctgagccgagggtttattgaaaatagcctctctatcctcacaaggtaggggtaagatttgCGTACACATGACttccctccccagaccccacggtgtgggataatactgggtatgttgttgttgttgttgattcccCGTAGACTGTACACTTCTAGACATCTTTCCATGACGTGTGTATTTGGTCCAACAATTAATGGATTGAATCTACAAGAATGCTGAAgtatttggacttaggcatatacTTGCAGGTTGATGGAACATGGTCTGTTGTCCCCTGTCAGTGTCAAGTCTCCGCCACCACTAATCTCGAGCAAACCTGAGAGTTCCAAAGTGCCGCAGCAAGCATCAAAGAATGCTGATGTGAAATCAAAGAAACGATTAAAAACTGATTGCAATTAGCAATGATGATGATTTCATACTTGGTCCAAAGAGGAGAAAAGGGTATGAAAGAATGCTCATTTCCTTGTGCTATCATGTATCGAGTAGAAATTTGGCTCAGTCGTGAAAACTTCAAAAAGGATTTGATGGAGTGCATGTTTTTTTCTTGATTTATGGAAATGAATAAgtgaattaaaaaaattaataccTCCAACCTGTATCATGGAACTATAATTGATTTTAGTGTTATGTAGCAAAACGTTTAATGTGACTTGTTTAGTTTGTCTCATGTTGTTACTTTACAAGGTTCAGGAAGTAGACATATCTCAGAATTCATTACAAATTTCTCACAAGCGATCAATTTCCAACTGAAAATTTGAGTAAAGAAAGATTCTTTTCTTCCACTtgcaataatttaaaatagtggCAATCAGGTCAAGTACAGTAACAATTTATATAGTATCTTATGACTACTTTTGAGAGACCTTCCCAAATATCTGGATGTGTGAGTTATTTCCAGGGTAATTATTAGAATTGTCTAATTAATTCAGATGGTCTGTGCGgttgatttccttatttgtttcagCCTTTCGGTCATTTCAGGGGCGAGCAAGCTAAGGCTGCTGCACATTACTATGATGCATACATGTTAATCTTACGGTTCACGGTAGTCCTTA contains:
- the LOC107803927 gene encoding uncharacterized protein LOC107803927, whose amino-acid sequence is MSGIRTFEKLRECCILRNRIDVFCLFLDDGGVRASLRAPQLFHRVPSASHQHNFQAYTCRLMEHGLLSPVSVKSPPPLISSKPESSKVPQQASKNADVKSKKRLKTDCN